The following coding sequences are from one Nitrospira sp. window:
- a CDS encoding sigma-54 dependent transcriptional regulator, protein MNDRETAMEGSESHDRILIVDDEPSMRTALMESVRRLGYEVQGAIDGADALERVTRFRPWLVITDLKMPRITGLDLIKDIKARAPQTVIVLMTAYGTVETAVDAMKFGASDYILKPFSMDLLERVITNLKEGRDLESPGTSTAVEGRAILTQDPGMIRLLSTVEGVAASQATVLINGESGTGKELLARFIHTRSPRAHRPFIAVNCAALPDGLLESELFGHERGAFTGAMMKKIGKFEMAHTGTILLDEISEMNLGLQAKLLRVLQEREVDRIGGRDPVAVNIRVIATTNRTLYREVEQGRFREDLYYRLNVFPITVPPLRERPADIALLARHFTGASAVRNGVAQPALSEAAVAHLQTLPWKGNVRELENVMERAVLLAGQGTILPMHLPEARQDQVASTSPAPAGAPTPVNGSLWEMERELIFKTLSRVKDNRTHAAKELGISIRTLRNKLREYRETEQPLTMLEH, encoded by the coding sequence ATGAATGACCGTGAGACCGCAATGGAAGGCTCTGAGAGCCATGACCGCATTCTGATCGTCGACGATGAACCCTCGATGCGTACGGCGCTCATGGAGTCCGTGCGACGACTGGGATATGAGGTGCAAGGGGCGATCGATGGGGCCGATGCGCTGGAACGCGTCACACGCTTCCGTCCCTGGCTGGTCATTACCGATCTAAAGATGCCGCGCATCACCGGATTGGATCTTATCAAAGACATTAAGGCGCGCGCCCCGCAGACGGTGATTGTCCTCATGACGGCCTATGGGACCGTGGAGACGGCCGTTGATGCGATGAAGTTCGGGGCGAGTGACTACATACTGAAGCCGTTCTCCATGGATTTACTTGAACGGGTCATCACGAACCTCAAGGAAGGACGGGATCTCGAATCGCCCGGGACGTCGACGGCCGTGGAAGGGCGCGCGATTTTGACTCAAGACCCCGGCATGATCCGGTTGCTCAGCACCGTAGAGGGCGTGGCCGCCAGTCAAGCGACCGTCTTGATCAATGGAGAGAGCGGCACCGGAAAGGAATTGCTGGCCCGGTTCATCCATACACGCAGCCCCCGCGCCCACCGGCCGTTCATTGCCGTGAATTGCGCCGCCCTGCCGGATGGTTTGCTGGAAAGCGAGCTCTTCGGGCATGAGCGAGGCGCGTTTACCGGTGCCATGATGAAGAAGATCGGCAAGTTTGAAATGGCGCACACCGGCACCATTCTCTTGGATGAAATCAGCGAAATGAACTTAGGCTTGCAGGCCAAGCTCCTGCGGGTCTTGCAGGAACGGGAAGTCGACCGTATCGGCGGACGGGACCCCGTCGCCGTCAACATTCGGGTCATCGCAACCACGAATCGCACCCTGTATCGCGAAGTGGAACAAGGGCGCTTCCGAGAAGACTTGTATTACCGGCTCAACGTATTTCCCATCACCGTCCCGCCGCTGAGAGAACGGCCGGCCGACATTGCCTTGCTGGCGCGTCATTTTACTGGCGCCTCCGCCGTCAGAAATGGCGTCGCTCAACCGGCTTTGTCCGAGGCAGCCGTGGCGCATCTCCAAACTCTGCCGTGGAAAGGGAACGTACGGGAACTCGAAAATGTGATGGAACGCGCCGTCTTGCTCGCCGGACAGGGAACCATTCTCCCGATGCACCTTCCCGAGGCCCGTCAGGATCAGGTGGCATCCACGAGCCCGGCTCCAGCCGGCGCGCCTACTCCGGTGAACGGATCGCTCTGGGAAATGGAGCGGGAGCTCATTTTCAAGACATTATCGCGGGTAAAAGATAATCGGACCCATGCGGCGAAAGAGCTGGGAATCAGCATCCGCACCTTGAGGAATAAACTTCGGGAATATCGTGAGACGGAACAGCCGCTGACGATGTTGGAGCACTGA
- a CDS encoding ATP-binding protein, with amino-acid sequence MTMSTALHPAERDLLQEAFHTFDQAAHTLQQSYSTLTDRIEQMDAELSQSNAALRLQLQDNEAMRTHLSGILDSLTTGVLVLDLGGRVTRVNAAASLLLGRHADALRGQSASELLADLQLTVSEQPQRHESHVLTIAQRSLETSAGQSSGQLILIHDVTKMCQLEERLQRQHRLVAMGEMVGRIAHEIRNPLGSIELFASMLRRDLQEQPASLTYAEQISQAVHGLDRLLSNLLIYTQPERTARGWQTVETLVLDALTLAAHAITKTPVDIRLDLDPRIPAIWCNEGQFKQAVLNLILNAIQAMPTGGILTLKLVKADDQALGADAICMTITDNGPGIDPAHRSRIFDPFFTTKDEGTGLGLAIVHAIIDAHHGRIDVESRLGEGTTFTILLPHPMEPSMADEGSHGWNGEEERPSPDPESVAHVEMMEERAHE; translated from the coding sequence ATGACCATGTCAACCGCATTACATCCCGCTGAGCGAGACCTGCTTCAGGAGGCCTTTCACACGTTTGACCAAGCGGCGCATACGCTGCAACAGTCCTACTCCACGCTGACGGATCGCATTGAGCAGATGGATGCGGAACTCTCGCAGAGCAATGCCGCCTTGCGGCTGCAGCTTCAGGACAATGAAGCGATGCGGACACACCTGAGCGGAATTCTGGACTCCCTGACGACGGGCGTCCTGGTGCTGGATCTCGGCGGTCGTGTGACGCGAGTGAACGCGGCGGCCAGTCTGCTGCTCGGTCGCCACGCCGATGCGCTTCGGGGGCAATCCGCCAGCGAGCTATTGGCTGACCTCCAGCTCACCGTGAGCGAACAGCCTCAGCGGCATGAGTCTCATGTACTGACCATTGCCCAACGTTCATTGGAGACCTCTGCGGGACAGTCGTCCGGTCAACTGATCCTCATTCACGATGTCACCAAGATGTGTCAATTGGAGGAACGCCTGCAGCGCCAGCACCGCCTCGTCGCCATGGGTGAAATGGTCGGCCGCATCGCCCATGAGATTCGCAACCCGCTGGGCAGCATCGAGCTGTTCGCGTCCATGTTGCGGCGCGATCTGCAAGAGCAGCCTGCCAGCCTGACCTATGCTGAACAGATTTCTCAGGCGGTCCATGGCCTGGATCGTTTGCTGTCGAATTTGTTGATCTATACCCAACCCGAACGGACCGCGCGCGGGTGGCAGACCGTTGAAACGCTGGTGTTGGATGCCTTGACCCTCGCGGCCCACGCTATTACCAAGACCCCTGTGGATATTCGGCTGGATCTCGATCCCCGTATTCCGGCGATCTGGTGCAACGAAGGGCAGTTCAAGCAAGCGGTGTTGAATCTGATCTTGAACGCCATTCAAGCCATGCCCACCGGAGGCATTCTGACGCTCAAGCTCGTGAAGGCGGACGATCAGGCTCTTGGTGCGGATGCAATCTGCATGACGATCACCGATAACGGCCCCGGGATCGATCCGGCCCATCGGTCCAGAATATTCGATCCGTTTTTTACGACAAAGGATGAGGGAACCGGGCTCGGCCTGGCGATTGTGCATGCGATCATCGATGCCCATCATGGGCGGATCGATGTCGAGAGCCGGCTTGGGGAAGGCACGACCTTTACGATCCTGCTGCCTCATCCGATGGAACCCTCCATGGCAGATGAAGGATCTCATGGATGGAATGGTGAGGAGGAGAGACCGTCTCCCGATCCGGAGTCTGTCGCCCATGTTGAGATGATGGAGGAACGCGCCCATGAATGA